A DNA window from Vigna angularis cultivar LongXiaoDou No.4 chromosome 1, ASM1680809v1, whole genome shotgun sequence contains the following coding sequences:
- the LOC108344464 gene encoding bifunctional purple acid phosphatase 26 — protein MPMERREQTMLLNFVLASFVFLVSIRDGSARITSSFIRSEWPAVDLPLDHEAFAVPKGYNAPQQVHITQGDYDGKAVIISWVTPDEPGPSHVQYGTSESKFQTSLEGTVRNYTFHEYKSGYIHHCVLEDLEYKTKYYYRIGSGDSSREFWFETPPKIDPDASYKFGIIGDLGQTFNSLSTLEHYIQSGAEAVLYVGDLSYADRYEYNDVGLRWDTWGRFVERSTAYHPWIWSAGNHEIDYMPYMREVVPFKNFLYRYTTPYLASNSSSPLWYAVRRASAHIIVLSSYSPFVKYTPQYMWLQEELKRVDREKTPWLIVLMHIPLYNSNGAHYMEGESMRSVFESWFIKYKVDVIFAGHVHAYERSYRFSNIDYNITSGNRYPLPDKSAPVYITVGDGGNQEGLAAKFLDPQPEYSAFREASYGHSTLEINNRTHAIYHWNRNDDGKKVPTDSFILHNQYWRTNRRRRKLKHFLLTVIDEVADM, from the exons ATGCCGATGGAAAGAAGAGAGCAGACCATGTTACTGAATTTTGTTCTTGCTTCCTTTGTCTTCTTGGTTTCTATTAGAGATGGGAGTGCTAGGATCACTAGCTCCTTCATTCGGTCAGAGTGGCCTGCAGTTGACCTCCCCCTTGATCATGAAGCATTTGCAGTTCCGAAGGGTTATAATGCACCTCAGCAA GTGCACATCACGCAAGGTGACTACGATGGAAAAGCTGTAATCATCTCATGGGTGACCCCAGATGAACCAGGGCCCAGCCATGTACAATACGGCACATCAGAGAGTAAATTTCAAACTAGTTTAGAAGGCACAGTTAGAAACTATACTTTTCATGAATACAAGTCGGGATACATTCATCATTGTGTTCTTGAAGACCTTGAG TATAAGACTAAATACTACTACAGAATCGGAAGCGGTGATTCTTCTCGAGAATTTTGGTTTGAAACACCCCCCAAAATTGACCCGGATGCTTCCTACAAATTTGGGATAATTG GCGATTTGGGCCAAACGTTTAATTCTCTTTCCACCCTTGAGCATTATATACAGAGTGGAGCGGAGGCTGTCTTATATGTTGGAGATCTTTCTTACGCTGATAGGTACGAATACAATGATGTTGGTTTGCGGTGGGATACGTGGGGCCGATTTGTTGAAAGGAGTACAGCATATCATCCATGGATATGGTCTGCCGGAAATCACGAAATAGATTACATGCCTTACATG AGAGAAGTTGTTCCTTTCAAAAACTTTCTTTACCGATATACTACTCCCTATTTGGCCTCCAATAGCAGCAGCCCCCTCTGGTATGCAGTGAGGCGTGCGTCTGCTCATATAATTGTGCTATCCAGCTATTCGCCATTTG TAAAATACACGCCTCAATACATGTGGCTTCAAGAAGAGCTGAAGCGGGTTGATAGGGAGAAGACTCCTTGGCTCATTGTGCTCATGCACATTCCACTCTACAACAGTAACGGAGCTCACTATATGGAGGGTGAGAGCATGCGATCAGTGTTTGAGAGCTGGTTCATCAAATACAAAGTTGACGTGATCTTTGCTGGGCATGTCCATGCTTATGAAAGATCA TATCGATTCTCCAATATAGACTACAACATAACAAGCGGAAACAGGTATCCCTTACCTGACAAATCAGCGCCTGTTTATATAACAGTCGGAGATGGTGGAAATCAAGAAGGACTTGCTGCAAA GTTTTTGGATCCACAGCCTGAATATTCTGCATTTCGTGAAGCAAGCTATGGACACTCTACCTTGGAGATAAACAATAGGACTCATGCTATCTATCACTGGAACCGCAATGATGATGGCAAGAAAGTACCAACGGACTCTTTCATATTGCATAACCAGTATTG GAGAACCaatcggagaagaagaaagctGAAACATTTTCTATTGACAGTTATAGATGAAGTTGCCGACATGTAA
- the LOC108344476 gene encoding bifunctional purple acid phosphatase 26 yields MLLKFVLASFVLLSCMRDGSAGITSSFVRPQWPSEDMPVDNEVFAIPKGYNAPQQVHITQGDYDGKAVIISWVTPDEPGPSHVQYGTSKSRLRTSKEGTVANYTFYNYKSGYIHHCLVEGLKYNTKYYYRIGSGDSARDFWFETPPPVGIDTPYKFGIIGDLGQTFNSLSTLEHYLESGGGQAVLYVGDLSYSDEHEFEDVGLRWDTWGRFAEKSAAYQPWFWNVGNHEVEFMPEVGELVPFKNYLYRYTTPYLASNSSSPLWYSARRASAHIIVLSSYSPFVKYTPQYIWLKNELARVDRKITPWLFVIMHKPLYSSNVAHYMEGEAMRAVFESWFVQYKVDAIFSGHVHAYERSYRYSNIDYNITGGRRYPVPDPSAPIYVTIGDGGNLEGLASSYLDPQPEYSAFREASYGHATLEIKNRTHAIYNWYRNDDGKRVAADSLVLLNQYWGNNNGKQSASY; encoded by the exons ATGTTGCTGAAGTTTGTTCTTGCTTCCTTTGTCTTGTTGAGTTGTATGAGAGATGGTAGTGCAGGGATCACTAGCTCTTTCGTTCGGCCACAGTGGCCATCAGAGGACATGCCCGTCGATAATGAAGTATTTGCAATTCCAAAGGGTTATAATGCACCTCAACAA GTGCACATCACGCAAGGTGATTATGATGGAAAAGCAGTGATCATCTCATGGGTGACACCAGATGAACCAGGACCTAGCCATGTACAGTATGGCACATCAAAGAGCAGGCTTCGAACTAGCAAAGAAGGCACAGTTGCAAACTACACCTTCTATAACTACAAGTCTGGCTACATTCATCACTGTCTTGTCGAAGGTCTTAAG TATAACACTAAATACTACTATAGAATTGGAAGTGGTGATTCAGCTCGAGATTTTTGGTTCGAAACACCTCCCCCAGTTGGGATAGATACTCCCTACAAATTTGGCATCATTG GTGATTTGGGGCAAACGTTTAATTCTCTTTCAACCCTTGAGCATTATTTGGAGAGTGGTGGAGGACAGGCCGTGTTATATGTTGGAGATCTTTCTTATTCTGATGAGCATGAGTTCGAAGATGTTGGTTTACGGTGGGATACATGGGGGCGATTTGCAGAAAAAAGTGCAGCATATCAGCCATGGTTCTGGAATGTAGGAAATCACGAAGTAGAGTTTATGCCTGAAGTG GGAGAATTAGTTCCTTTCAAGAACTATCTTTACCGATATACTACTCCCTATTTGGCGTCCAATAGCAGCAGCCCCCTCTGGTATTCAGCGAGGCGTGCATCTGCTCATATAATCGTGCTATCCAGCTATTCTCCATTTG TGAAGTACACACCTCAATACATATGGCTTAAAAATGAGCTGGCAAGGGTTGATAGAAAGATAACGCCTTGGCTGTTTGTGATCATGCACAAGCCGCTCTACAGCAGTAATGTAGCTCACTATATGGAGGGTGAAGCCATGCGAGCAGTTTTCGAGAGCTGGTTCGTTCAATACAAAGTTGATGCCATCTTTTCAGGACACGTCCATGCTTATGAAAGATCA TATCGATACTCCAACATAGACTACAACATAACAGGAGGTAGAAGGTATCCCGTACCAGACCCATCAGCACCTATTTACGTAACAATCGGAGATGGAGGAAATCTAGAAGGTCTTGCATCAAG TTATTTGGATCCACAGCCAGAATATTCTGCATTTAGAGAAGCAAGCTATGGACACGCGACACTGGAGATTAAAAACAGGACTCATGCAATCTATAACTGGTATCGCAACGATGATGGAAAGAGAGTAGCAGCTGACTCTTTGGTTTTGCTTAACCAGTATTG GGGAAACAATAATGGAAAACAGAGTGCAAGTTATTGA